A region of Vicia villosa cultivar HV-30 ecotype Madison, WI unplaced genomic scaffold, Vvil1.0 ctg.000029F_1_1_1, whole genome shotgun sequence DNA encodes the following proteins:
- the LOC131622277 gene encoding uncharacterized protein LOC131622277, which translates to MVPWKHLFNQNRARPRAKFILWLALWGRLGTKDRLEKIGIIHDKYCCFCLQYESLNHLFFDCAFTGFIWHRMLAWNGYTRHDADWDKEKRWLIEELAKKGWRREILRINLAETVYHIWQERNGIIFKNKSPNLDVIRRITESVIGRSILAKKLKIHINASRDSII; encoded by the coding sequence ATGGTCCCTTGGAAGCATTTGTTCAACCAAAACCGTGCAAGACCAAGGGCTAAATTCATTTTATGGTTGGCTCTGTGGGGAAGGCTGGGCACAAAGGATAGATTGGAGAAAATCGGGATAATTCATGACAAATATTGCTGTTTCTGCTTGCAGTATGAATCCTTAAATCACCTCTTCTTTGACTGTGCTTTTACAGGTTTCATATGGCATAGAATGCTTGCTTGGAATGGGTACACACGCCATGATGCAGATTGGGATAAAGAGAAAAGATGGCTTATAGAGGAGTTAGCCAAAAAAGGGTGGCGTCGAGAAATTCTAAGAATCAATCTTGCTGAAACGGTATATCACATTTGGCAAGAAAGGAATGGGATAATTTTCAAGAATAAAAGTCCAAATCTTGATGTTATTAGAAGGATTACTGAGAGTGTCATAGGTAGAAGCATTCTAGCTAAAAAGTTAAAGATTCATATCAATGCTAGTAGAGATAGTATAATTTAA